One part of the Lotus japonicus ecotype B-129 chromosome 2, LjGifu_v1.2 genome encodes these proteins:
- the LOC130737719 gene encoding microtubule-associated protein 70-2-like, with amino-acid sequence MAEVSGDGGGVPTPAPLSVSGSFREGRSGSSRRRGGARPPSMDADEFMNLLHGSDPVKVELNRLENEVRDKDRELSEAQAEIKALRHSERLREKAVEELTEELSKVEGKLKLTESHLESKNLEIKKINDEKKASMAAQFAAEATLRRVHAAQKDDDMPPIEAILAPLEAELKLARQEIAKLQDDNKALDRLTKSKEAALLEAEKTVQVALAKASMVDDLQNKNQELMKQIEICQEENKILDKMHRLKVAEVEKLTQTVRELEETVLAGGAAANAVRDYQRKVQEMNEERKTLDRELARAKVTANRVAVVVANEWKDANDKVMPVKQWLEERRFLQGEMQQLRDKLAIVERTAKSEAQLKEKYQLRLKVLEDGLRGNSNGSNRSTSEGRSASNGPSRRQSFGGADNFSKPTSNGFLSKRTPSFQLRSSLSSSTVLKHAKGTSKSFDGGSRTLERSKILLNGTPPSYSFNQSLEENKEREADDNWKGSSNDKPNDLPTVEDSVPGVLYDLLQKEVIALRKAGHEKDQSLKDKDDAIEMLAKKVDTLTKAMEVEAKKMRREVASMEKEVAAMRVDKEQENRAKRFSSVKGPVNSAQHQLISGRNVTRGGLTRSTQ; translated from the exons ATGGCGGAGGTTTCCGGCGACGGCGGAGGAGTGCCGACGCCGGCGCCGCTTTCGGTGTCGGGATCGTTCAGGGAAGGGAGAAGCGGCTCGTCGCGTAGGCGCGGCGGAGCGAGGCCGCCCAGTATGGATGCCGACGAGTTCATGAACCTGCTGCACGGTTCGGATCCGGTGAAGGTGGAGCTCAATCGCCTCGAGAATGAAGTTCGAG ATAAGGACAGGGAATTATCAGAAGCACAGGCTGAGATCAAAGCCCTGAGACACTCTGAACGACTCAGAGAAAAGGCCGTTGAAGAG TTAACTGAAGAATTGTCAAAGGTTGAAGGGAAGCTAAAGTTAACGGAATCTCATCTAGAAAGCAAA AATCttgaaataaagaaaatcaacGATGAAAAGAAAGCATCAATGGCAGCTCAGTTTGCAGCTGAAGCTACTCTTCGAAGGGTCCATGCTGCTCAGAAGGATGATGACATGCCTCCTATAGAAGCAATTCTTGCTCCTTTGGAGGCTGAACTCAAGCTTGCTCGGCAAGAG ATTGCTAAACTACAAGATGATAACAAAGCTTTAGATCGTCTTACCAAATCTAAAGAAGCTGCACTACTTGAAGCTGAGAAGACTGTTCAGGTTGCCTTGgctaaggcctccatggtagATGACCTCCAAAACAAAAATCAAGAGCTAATGAAACAGATTGAGATTTGCCAG gaagaaaataaaattttggaCAAAATGCATAGACTAAAGGTGGCAGAGGTTGAAAAGCTCACCCAAACTGTAAGAGAGCTGGAAGAGACTGTCCTTGCAGGTGGGGCAGCTGCTAATGCAGTGAGAGATTATCAGCGGAAAGTTCAAGAAATGAAT gaagaaagaaaaactcTTGACAGGGAGTTGGCCCGTGCCAAGGTAACCGCAAACAGAGTAGCTGTTGTGGTTGCAAATGAATGGAAAGATGCTAATGATAAAGTGATGCCTGTCAAACAATGGCTTGAAGAACGTCGATTCTTGCAG GGGGAAATGCAGCAACTTCGTGACAAGCTTGCTATAGTTGAGCGCACTGCAAAGTCTGAAGCGCAGTTGAAA gaaaaatatcaattacGACTTAAAGTACTGGAGGACGGTTTGAGGGGAAATTCGAACGGCAGTAATCGTAGCACCTCAGAGGGAAGAAGTGCGAGCAATGGCCCTTCTCGTCGGCAATCTTTTGGTGGAGCTGATAACTTCTCAAAACCAACCTCTAATGGGTTCTTGTCTAAGAGAACACCATCATTTCAACTGAGGTCATCCCTATCCTCTAGCACAGTTTTAAAGCATGCTAAAGGAACATCTAAGTCTTTTGATGGTGGTTCAAGGACACTGGAAAGGAGTAAAATTCTGCTGAATGGAACGCCTCCAAGTTACTCATTTAATCAATCTCTTGAGGAAAACAAAGAGAGAGAGGCAGATGATAATTGGAAAGGAAGTTCGAATGATAAACCAAATGACTTACCAACGGTGGAGGATAGTGTTCCGGGTGTTTTGTATGACCTGCTTCAGAAGGAGGTCATAGCCTTGAGGAAAGCTGGTCACGAGAAAGATCAAAGCCTAAAAGATAAAGACGATGCTATTGAG ATGTTAGCTAAGAAGGTAGATACATTGACCAAAGCCATGGAAGTTGAGGCAAAGAAGATGAGAAGGGAAGTAGCCTCCATGGAAAAGGAGGTAGCTGCTATGCGTGTGGATAAAGAACAAGAGAACAGAGCAAAGCGATTCAGCAGTGTAAAGGGGCCTGTAAACAGTGCTCAGCATCAGCTAATTTCTGGAAG GAATGTGACGCGGGGAGGATTAACACGCAGCACCCAATAA